In Verrucomicrobiota bacterium, the DNA window CTACTTCGTCGCATCGCCCCGCGTCCAGACCGTCAACCCCATCGGCTCCGGCGACGCCACCGCCGCCGGCCTCCTCTACGCCCTCTCCAACGACGTCCCCGTCGAGCAAGCGCTCCGCTGGGCCGCCGCCGCCGGCGCCGCCAACGCCGCCACCTGGACCCCCGGCGCCTGCACCGCCGACCAGATCCGCGCGCTCCTGCCCGCCGCGAGAATCACGAAGCTCTGATGCACCGATGTGCTACACGGGTTGACGCACCGGAGGGACGCTAGGCCGTGAGGGAGCCGATAGCCGTTGACGACGTGCAGAAGATCAGGACGTTCATTCGGGGCGCGACGGATCCCATCGTCCTCGTGATCGAGAACAGCAAGGAGTCCTTCTCCGGGCAAGTTCTTGAGGGCCTCTTCGGGTACCGGCTGGGCAGAAACTGGCCCAACATCAACGACACCGTCCGTGATTTCCTGGACTACGAATCGTCCCAGAACCGTACACCCTTCGTCTTCATCACAACGGGCGCGTCTCTCCCGGCGCCAAGCCCGATCAAGGGCACCGCTGACGGTGCAGAGGAGTGGGTCGTCCATTCGACGGATGCCGACGCCGCGAATGCGATACTCGAACAAGGATGCCTCTACTCGCACCGGCAGCTCAGAGAACAGGGCGTGGAGTTCCGCGCCTTCGGGCGACACGTGCTCGGGGAGCCCCCTGACTACTTCGACCTGATTCAGTTTTCCTCTCTCGGCGGCATCGGCCCCGAGCTTGTCGTGGCTTCCAAGCAACACGGTCGGTTCTGTTCGGAATCAGATTCATACGACCCAGGAGCGCCGTTCTATTTCCGCGTGGCCAGCCTGCAGAAGCAGCCGTCCCATATCCGCTTCATGGGCGGTCACGCCGTGCGCGGCCACCTGGAGCTCAAGCACGGCGAGTACCGCACCGTCTCTCGCGCCGAACTTCCTGACACCACTTCGTGGACCCCACGCACATTCACGGAGGCCGCCGACGGCCTGTTCCGGGACAACCGGAAGGGAGTTTAGCCTGCGCCCTTGCGCGAGGCATCCCCCGATTCCCTTGTTCGTGCTATAAGAGCATGAAACAGAACTTCCTCGTCTGGTGCGGACCAACCCCATCATTGGTGGCCCGGTGGAGAGGATGAACGCCGAAAGCAGAATGCTTGTCTGTCTCGTATGCCATACTGAACCCGACGTGTGGGATGGCGGCTTCTGCTCGATCGACCACATTCTTCCGCAGTTCATGGCGATGTCCGAAACCGTCCGTGACGGCACAGGGACGACGCCGCGTGTCGCCTGGTGCCTGACTTCACGGGTCGCACGACGGCGACCCGAGGCATTCCTGCACCTGCTCGAGCGCGGACACGAAATCGGCGTCCATAGCCATTTCCCCCGATGCGAAAGCGGCAAGCAGGAGCATGACCAGAACCTCAATCGCGAGAACCTGGACGATTTCCAGTCGTGGTTCCCCGAGCTGTGCTCCCACATAACGGACGCTGGCTTTCCTCTGCCGCGCACACACGCCACATGGATGTTTGCCTATCGGGACAGCATGACCAGAGTCCTTGCAGAAACGGGCATTCGTGCCGAGTGCAGCGTGTGCTACGGAGGCGCACACCATCTGCCCGGGGGCTATCTGCTTGCGGACAGCAGAAAGAGAGTGAGCGGCAAGCCCTACAGGCTTGCCGAGGACGATCACTGCGCAGAGGGAGATTCCCCTGTGGTCGAACTCCCAGTCAGTGGCGGATTCGGCAGCTACTGGGAGCCCGACGAGACGGGAGGATTCAAGCACTTCGGTCCCGTCCTGACCAACGCAGGTCGAGACCGGCAACGTGCGGTGTTTCAGGCAAGGCTGGACAGTCTTGTCTCAGGAGAGATAGACATTTTCCATATTCACTTTCATCTGCACGAGTTCCTGCCTCCCGACGGAACGGGGCCTGAGAGACTGAAGCGCGCACGGTCACTACTCGATCCCATGACACATGACGAGCGGGTCAGATTCATGACCCCGTCAGAGGCCGTCGAAGAATGGTCCAGAAACCAAGAGGGTGATCGGCAATCCCATGGAGGCGACGCGGACAGGTCGAGCCGCTGATGCCGCAGCCTGGCCCCCCAGCGCCTGCACGGCCGACGAGACTCGGGCCCTCCTCCCCGCCGCGAAGATCAGCAAGATCTGAACATCTCTCGCGGAGGCGCAGAGTCCGCAGAGACAGGAGCGCCTCTGCGATCTCTGCGCCTCCGCGAGAGACAAGTCCTCCTCCTCCGATTTCCTTTGACCCGCGTGCTCCGGCCGCCTAGACTGCGCCTGGAGGCGGCACAGTTCCCGAGGTCGGCGAGCCAGGCCGATCTGCAACCGGCGGAGGTGCCTGGGCATGCGGAACATGCGTTCCGCCCCCTTTTTTTATCCTGAGGCAGTCACTTCAAACAGCGAGGTCTGATGCCGAAGCGGACGGATATTGAGACGATCTTCATCATCGGGTCGGGGCCGATCGTGATCGGCCAGGCGTGCGAGTTTGACTACTCGGGCGCGCAGGCGTGCAAGACGCTGCTCGGCGAGGGCTACCGCGTCGTGCTGGTCAACTCGAACCCGGCGACGATCATGACCGACCCCGAGTTTGCCACGCGCACGTACATCGAGCCGCTGCGCGCCGACATCATCGAGAAGATCATCGCCAAGGAGAAACCCGATGCGCTGTTGCCCACGCTCGGCGGCCAGACAGCCCTGAACCTCGCCATCGAGCTGTTCGACTCGGGCGTGCTCGAGCGCTACGGTGTCGAGATGATCGGCGCGCGCGGCGAGGTGATCAAGAAGGCCGAGGACCGCCGGCTTTTCAAGGAGGCCATGGAGCGCATCGGACTCTCCGTGCCGAAGAGTGCCACCGCACACACGCTCGACGAAGCGCTCCGAATCGCCGACGAAATCGGCACCTTCCCGCTCATCATCCGGCCCGCGTTCACCCTCGGCGGTGTGGGCGGCGGGATCGCCGAGGACCGCGCCGGCTTCGAGCTCGCCGCGCGCAAGGGCCTGGCGTTCAGCCCCATTCACGAGATCCTCGTCGAGGAATCCGTCGTCGGTTGGAAAGAATACGAGCTCGAGGTCATGCGCGACCTCAAGGACAACGTCGTCATCGTCTGCCCGATCGAGAACCTCGACCCGATGGGCGTGCACACGGGCGACTCGATCACGGTGGCGCCGGCGCAGACGCTGACCGACAAGGAGTACCAGGTGCTGCGCGACGCCTCGATCGCCGTCATGCGCGAGATCGGCGTCGAGACCGGCGGCTCGAACATCCAGTTCGCCATCCACCCCGGCACGGGCAAGCTCGCCGTGATCGAGATGAACCCGCGCGTGAGCCGCTCGTCGGCGCTCGCCTCGAAGGCGACCGGCTTCCCGATCGCCAAGATCGCCGCGAAGCTCGCCGTCGGCTACACGCTCGATGAGATCCCCAACGACATCACGCGCGAGACGATGGCGAGCTTCGAACCCTCGATCGACTACTGTGTGGTCAAGTGCCCGCGCTGGGCGTTCGAGAAGTTCCCGGGCGCCGACCCCACGCTGACAATCCAGATGAAATCGGTCGGCGAGGCAATGAGCATCGGCCGCACCTTCAAGGAGGCACTCCAGAAAGGCCTGCGCTCGCTCGAGATCGGCCGCGCCGGCCTCGGCGCCGACGGCGAGGATCCACCGCTCGAAACGCTCACAACGGCCACGATCGACCACAAGTTGCGCGTGCCCAACCTCGACCGCATCTTCTACGTCAAGTACGCGCTCCAGAAGGGCTACACGCCCGAGCGCGTCTTCGAGCTGACCAAGATCGACCCGTGGTACATCGACAACATCGTCGAGCTCATCGAGATCGAGCAGCTCATCGTCGAGAGTCGCGACCGGCTGCTCCGCGTCGTCAACTCAGACGGATGTAGGGCGGGCGCCCCCGCGCCCGCCGCACGCAATGAGGATGACACCTTCGCACGTGAGGTTTTCCGCACGGCCAAGCGCGCCGGGTTCTCGGACATCCAGCTCGCGTGGTTGCTCGGCCTCGGCGTTGATGCCGAGGACGACGTGCGTCGCGCGCGCGAGGCGCTCGGCATCGAGCCGGTCTTCAAGCTCGTCGATACGTGCGCCGCCGAGTTCGAGGCTTACACGCCGTACTACTACTCGACCTACGAGCAGGAAGACGAGTGCCGCCGCAGCGACCGCAAGAAGATCATGATCCTCGGCGGCGGCCCGAACCGCATCGGCCAAGGCATCGAGTTCGACTACTGCTGCGTGCACGCCTCGTTCGCGCTCAAGGCCGACGGCTTCGAAACGATCATGGTCAACTGCAACCCCGAGACCGTCTCGACCGACTACGACACGAGCGACAAGCTCTACTTCGAGCCGCTGACCAAGGAGGACGTGCTTGCCATCTACCGGCGCGAGCAATGCGACGGCGTCATCGTCCAATTCGGCGGCCAGACGCCCCTGAACCTCGCCCGCGCTCTCGAGGCCGAAGGCGTCAACATCATCGGCACGTCGCCCGACAGCATCGACCGCGCCGAGGACCGCGAGCGCTTCAAGCAGCTCCTGCAGAGGATCGGCCTGCGCCAGCCGCTCAACGCCACGGCGACCAACGTCGAGCAGGCCAAGCGCATCGCGCGCGAGATCGGCTACCCGGTCGTCATCCGGCCCTCGTTCGTGCTCGGCGGGCGCGCCATGGAGATCGTCAACGGCGAGGACGGCCTCGTCGAGTACATGACGCACGCGGTCAAGGCCTCGCCCAAACACCCCGTGCTCATCGACAAGTTCCTCGAGAACGCCGTCGAGGTCGA includes these proteins:
- the carB gene encoding carbamoyl-phosphate synthase large subunit, which encodes MPKRTDIETIFIIGSGPIVIGQACEFDYSGAQACKTLLGEGYRVVLVNSNPATIMTDPEFATRTYIEPLRADIIEKIIAKEKPDALLPTLGGQTALNLAIELFDSGVLERYGVEMIGARGEVIKKAEDRRLFKEAMERIGLSVPKSATAHTLDEALRIADEIGTFPLIIRPAFTLGGVGGGIAEDRAGFELAARKGLAFSPIHEILVEESVVGWKEYELEVMRDLKDNVVIVCPIENLDPMGVHTGDSITVAPAQTLTDKEYQVLRDASIAVMREIGVETGGSNIQFAIHPGTGKLAVIEMNPRVSRSSALASKATGFPIAKIAAKLAVGYTLDEIPNDITRETMASFEPSIDYCVVKCPRWAFEKFPGADPTLTIQMKSVGEAMSIGRTFKEALQKGLRSLEIGRAGLGADGEDPPLETLTTATIDHKLRVPNLDRIFYVKYALQKGYTPERVFELTKIDPWYIDNIVELIEIEQLIVESRDRLLRVVNSDGCRAGAPAPAARNEDDTFAREVFRTAKRAGFSDIQLAWLLGLGVDAEDDVRRAREALGIEPVFKLVDTCAAEFEAYTPYYYSTYEQEDECRRSDRKKIMILGGGPNRIGQGIEFDYCCVHASFALKADGFETIMVNCNPETVSTDYDTSDKLYFEPLTKEDVLAIYRREQCDGVIVQFGGQTPLNLARALEAEGVNIIGTSPDSIDRAEDRERFKQLLQRIGLRQPLNATATNVEQAKRIAREIGYPVVIRPSFVLGGRAMEIVNGEDGLVEYMTHAVKASPKHPVLIDKFLENAVEV